Sequence from the Thermocoleostomius sinensis A174 genome:
CTCGGTGTGGCGACGACGTTCGGCGATGGGAACATAGGCAGGCAAAAACGCATTGCCACAATCTTGAATGAAGGCAAATATTTCTTCCCAACTGCGAGCTTCTAGCTCCCCGACGGTGTTGCTGTGAGTAGCGGCAGGGCCATCTGGATCAGGGCCTCGATAAAGCTTGCCAAATCCATCTTGGTAGTCAAAGAAGATCCCGCCCACACCTCGCGTTTCCTTGCGGTGCTTCAAGTAAAAGTACTCATCACACCACTGCTTAAAGTTTGGGTAGTACTCAGGATGATGTCGATCGCAGGCAGCTTTGAGCGTTTGATGAAAATGCACCACATCTTCCAGGAAAGGATAGTAGGGAGTGAGGTCAATGCCTCCACCAAACCACCACACAGGACCCGCCTCAAAGTAGCGATAGTTGAGGTGAACGGTTGGAATGTAGGGATTACGTGGATGCAACACCATCGATGTGCCAGTTGCATAAAATCCATGTCCAGCCGCTTCTGGGCGCTGCACCAAAATTGAAGGTGGTAAGTCTTTTCCCCAAATCTCAGAAAAGTTGACGCCGCCTTGCTCAAATACGCCGCCACCCTTCATCACGCGAGAACGACCACCGCCCCCCTCATCGCGCACCCAGCTATCTTCCTGAAAGGTTCCTTCGCCGTCGAGGGCTTCTAGCCCTTGACAAATGTGATCCTGTAACGTTCTTAAAAACTCGCTAACCCGCTCTCGCGAATCAGCCGGAGGCAACGATCGAGTAGGCGAGTTTTTTTTATCAGGAAAGGATTTCACCATAACTTCAAAAGATGCGGCTAATTATCGACAAACAACTCGTGAGAGTTGAAACAACCATATAGAGACGAACGTGAAACTCAAAGGCAAACAGTCAATCAATTCCATCTACTTCCAACTTAGCAGGGCTTACCCAAACTCAGTCAAACGCCTAGAATCTCCGGAATCGATCGTTATTGTTTAACCTCAATCTAGGCTATACCGAATTTGTCCCCTCAGATGAATCGATAAATGAATGTAACGAAGCTTCACAAATAAGCTTCGTTAGATTGTTGCAAATCTTAAGACTACTGCAAATCTTAAGACTACGGCTTTCATCATCAGGACAACGTGATCACTGCGAATGGGTTGAAAGAAGAAGAAGCAAACCCTAACAGCCTTCCTGCAATTCATTGATATTCGATATTTGAGTTCTACTAAGTTCTACTAAGTTCTACTCAAAGTACGGAACTAGAGATACCTGCTTGACCAATTGAACCGATCGTCTAGATTACAATAGATAAGCTAAAGAAATCCATCGATAGGGCAGCCATCCTGGGGTTAATACTGAGATGAATAACACCAT
This genomic interval carries:
- the hemF gene encoding oxygen-dependent coproporphyrinogen oxidase → MVKSFPDKKNSPTRSLPPADSRERVSEFLRTLQDHICQGLEALDGEGTFQEDSWVRDEGGGGRSRVMKGGGVFEQGGVNFSEIWGKDLPPSILVQRPEAAGHGFYATGTSMVLHPRNPYIPTVHLNYRYFEAGPVWWFGGGIDLTPYYPFLEDVVHFHQTLKAACDRHHPEYYPNFKQWCDEYFYLKHRKETRGVGGIFFDYQDGFGKLYRGPDPDGPAATHSNTVGELEARSWEEIFAFIQDCGNAFLPAYVPIAERRRHTEWGDRERQFQLYRRGRYVEFNLVYDRGTIFGLQTNGRIESILMSLPPMVRWEYNYQPEAGSREAQLYETFLKPQDWLNWKTED